In the genome of Dermacentor andersoni chromosome 3, qqDerAnde1_hic_scaffold, whole genome shotgun sequence, one region contains:
- the LOC126546020 gene encoding sn-1-specific diacylglycerol lipase ABHD11-like isoform X2 — protein sequence MRLLVSCSTLFSKCLSLHSRAGVCQCLETFPKVQAASYCCQPGSKHVSLSYASYESTQAEDQRSPIIILHGLFGSKNNWKSLSKAMINATKRKPSMVERLVVVDVSPITMPSIVMHDNVLVNHIDSMDTVLPQLSPDMSSPAARKEADRILANDIPEVAVRQFLLANLQKGERLYEWQFNLKALKQNLPNIIQMPDLKGLTYDGETLFVCGGDSPYVSKRDHGAIKEKFPKANIIYIKGAGHWVHADKPAEFLNSIKEFMGDGTS from the exons ATGCGTTTGTTGGTGTCGTGCAGCACATTATTTTCAAAGTGTTTATCTCTTCACTCACGAGCAGGAGTTTGTCAATGCTTAGAGACGTTTCCAAAGGTACAAGCAGCGAGTTACTGCTGTCAGCCTGG GTCAAAACATGTTTCCCTCTCTTATGCATCGTACGAATCCACTCAAGCCGAGGATCAGAGGTCGCCAATCATCATCCTTCATGGACTCTTTGGCAGCAAGAACAACTGGAAAAGCCTGTCTAAGGCGATGATCAACGCGACGAAACGTAAG CCATCCATGGTAGAACGACTTGTGGTGGTGGACGTGTCTCCGATAACCATGCCATCTATTGTCATGCACGACAACGTCCTTGTCAACCACATTGACTCCATGGATACTGTTCTGCCTCAACTATCACCAGACATGTCCTCCCCAGCAGCTCGTAAGGAAGCTGACCGTATCCTGGCGAATGATATACCT GAAGTTGCTGTGCGCCAATTTCTGCTGGCCAACCTTCAGAAGGGGGAACGCCTATACGAGTGGCAGTTCAACTTGAAAGCACTGAAGCAAAACCTTCCCAACATCATCCAGATGCCTGACTTGAAAGGGCTCACCTACGATGGAGAGACCCTGTTTGTCTGTGGTGGTGACTCTCCATATGTAAG CAAACGGGATCATGGTGCCATCAAGGAGAAGTTCCCCAAGGCCAACATAATTTACATCAAAGGCGCCGGACATTGGGTTCACGCCGATAAACCTGCAGAATTCTTAAACTCGATCAAGGAGTTTATGGGTGACGGCACATCATAG
- the LOC126546020 gene encoding sn-1-specific diacylglycerol lipase ABHD11-like isoform X1, giving the protein MRLLVSCSTLFSKCLSLHSRAGVCQCLETFPKVQAASYCCQPGSKHVSLSYASYESTQAEDQRSPIIILHGLFGSKNNWKSLSKAMINATKRKVYALDARNHGESPHTEEMDYILMANDVDLFCKERGLQKVAIIGHSMGGRSAMTFALTRPSMVERLVVVDVSPITMPSIVMHDNVLVNHIDSMDTVLPQLSPDMSSPAARKEADRILANDIPEVAVRQFLLANLQKGERLYEWQFNLKALKQNLPNIIQMPDLKGLTYDGETLFVCGGDSPYVSKRDHGAIKEKFPKANIIYIKGAGHWVHADKPAEFLNSIKEFMGDGTS; this is encoded by the exons ATGCGTTTGTTGGTGTCGTGCAGCACATTATTTTCAAAGTGTTTATCTCTTCACTCACGAGCAGGAGTTTGTCAATGCTTAGAGACGTTTCCAAAGGTACAAGCAGCGAGTTACTGCTGTCAGCCTGG GTCAAAACATGTTTCCCTCTCTTATGCATCGTACGAATCCACTCAAGCCGAGGATCAGAGGTCGCCAATCATCATCCTTCATGGACTCTTTGGCAGCAAGAACAACTGGAAAAGCCTGTCTAAGGCGATGATCAACGCGACGAAACGTAAG GTCTATGCTTTGGATGCCCGTAACCATGGAGAAAGCCCACACACTGAAGAAATGGACTACATACTGATGGCCAATGATGTAGATCTCTTTTGCAAAGAGCGTGGCCTTCAAAAGGTTGCCATCATTGGACACAGTATGGGTGGCAGGAGTGCCATGACTTTTGCCTTGACAAGA CCATCCATGGTAGAACGACTTGTGGTGGTGGACGTGTCTCCGATAACCATGCCATCTATTGTCATGCACGACAACGTCCTTGTCAACCACATTGACTCCATGGATACTGTTCTGCCTCAACTATCACCAGACATGTCCTCCCCAGCAGCTCGTAAGGAAGCTGACCGTATCCTGGCGAATGATATACCT GAAGTTGCTGTGCGCCAATTTCTGCTGGCCAACCTTCAGAAGGGGGAACGCCTATACGAGTGGCAGTTCAACTTGAAAGCACTGAAGCAAAACCTTCCCAACATCATCCAGATGCCTGACTTGAAAGGGCTCACCTACGATGGAGAGACCCTGTTTGTCTGTGGTGGTGACTCTCCATATGTAAG CAAACGGGATCATGGTGCCATCAAGGAGAAGTTCCCCAAGGCCAACATAATTTACATCAAAGGCGCCGGACATTGGGTTCACGCCGATAAACCTGCAGAATTCTTAAACTCGATCAAGGAGTTTATGGGTGACGGCACATCATAG
- the LOC126546020 gene encoding sn-1-specific diacylglycerol lipase ABHD11-like isoform X3 translates to MINATKRKVYALDARNHGESPHTEEMDYILMANDVDLFCKERGLQKVAIIGHSMGGRSAMTFALTRPSMVERLVVVDVSPITMPSIVMHDNVLVNHIDSMDTVLPQLSPDMSSPAARKEADRILANDIPEVAVRQFLLANLQKGERLYEWQFNLKALKQNLPNIIQMPDLKGLTYDGETLFVCGGDSPYVSKRDHGAIKEKFPKANIIYIKGAGHWVHADKPAEFLNSIKEFMGDGTS, encoded by the exons ATGATCAACGCGACGAAACGTAAG GTCTATGCTTTGGATGCCCGTAACCATGGAGAAAGCCCACACACTGAAGAAATGGACTACATACTGATGGCCAATGATGTAGATCTCTTTTGCAAAGAGCGTGGCCTTCAAAAGGTTGCCATCATTGGACACAGTATGGGTGGCAGGAGTGCCATGACTTTTGCCTTGACAAGA CCATCCATGGTAGAACGACTTGTGGTGGTGGACGTGTCTCCGATAACCATGCCATCTATTGTCATGCACGACAACGTCCTTGTCAACCACATTGACTCCATGGATACTGTTCTGCCTCAACTATCACCAGACATGTCCTCCCCAGCAGCTCGTAAGGAAGCTGACCGTATCCTGGCGAATGATATACCT GAAGTTGCTGTGCGCCAATTTCTGCTGGCCAACCTTCAGAAGGGGGAACGCCTATACGAGTGGCAGTTCAACTTGAAAGCACTGAAGCAAAACCTTCCCAACATCATCCAGATGCCTGACTTGAAAGGGCTCACCTACGATGGAGAGACCCTGTTTGTCTGTGGTGGTGACTCTCCATATGTAAG CAAACGGGATCATGGTGCCATCAAGGAGAAGTTCCCCAAGGCCAACATAATTTACATCAAAGGCGCCGGACATTGGGTTCACGCCGATAAACCTGCAGAATTCTTAAACTCGATCAAGGAGTTTATGGGTGACGGCACATCATAG
- the Arc42 gene encoding short-chain specific acyl-CoA dehydrogenase, mitochondrial → MSAAMLRKVLPRPLTWCNRWQAVRNLYVQLPETHEMLRKTCREFAEKELKPIAGTIDKEHRYPREQVKKLGEMGLMAVAVPTELGGAGLDYLAYAIGMEEISRGCASTGVVMSVNNSLYLGAILKYGTEAQKQKFIPPFTTGEKVGCFALSEPGNGSDAGAASTTAVLEGDHYRLNGTKAWITSAYEGEAAIVMATVDKSKKHKGINAFIVPMPSPGLSLGKKEDKMGIKGSSTAQLIFEDCLVPKENRLGEDGAGFKIAMSVLDSGRIGIAGQALGIGQAALDCAMEYSGKRECFNQPLHKFQAIQLKLADMEVRLESARLLTWRAAMLKDAGQKFTKEAAMAKLAASEAATFVAHQGLQILGGMGYVTDMPAERHYRDARITEIYEGTSEVQRIVIASNLLKEHGIV, encoded by the exons ATGTCAGCGGCAATGCTTCGCAAGGTTCTTCCCAGGCCCCTGACGTGGTGCAATA GATGGCAGGCCGTACGAAACCTTTATGTTCAGCTGCCAGAAACGcacgaaatgctgcgcaagaCCTGCAGGGAGTTCGCAGAAAAGGAACTGAAACCTATCGCTGGAACCATTGACAAAGAACATCGGTACCCGCGTGAGCAG GTGAAAAAGTTGGGCGAAATGGGCCTCATGGCTGTAGCTGTTCCAACTGAGCTGGGTGGTGCTGGCTTGGACTACCTGGCCTATGCTATCGGAATGGAAGAAATCAGCCGCGGTTGTGCATCCACGGGGGTCGTCATGAGTGTTAACAAT TCTCTGTACCTGGGTGCCATCCTCAAGTACGGCACTGAAGCTCAGAAGCAGAAGTTCATTCCACCGTTCACCACAGGAGAGAAGGTCGGCTGCTTTGCTCTTTCAGAACCTG GCAATGGCAGTGATGCTGGTGCAGCTTCCACGACAGCAGTTCTGGAAGGTGACCACTATAGGCTGAACGGCACCAAGGCATGGATAACAAGTGCATACGAAGGTGAAGCAGCCATT GTGATGGCCACGGTGGACAAGTCCAAGAAGCACAAGGGCATCAATGCCTTTATTGTACCGATGCCATCACCCGGTCTGAGCCTGGGCAAGAAAGAGGACAAGATGGGAATTAAGGGCTCGTCAACGGCCCAGCTCATCTTCGAAGACTGCCTCGTACCCAAGGAGAACCGGTTGGGTGAAGATGGGGCAGGCTTCAAGATTGCCATG AGTGTGCTCGACTCCGGTCGCATCGGCATTGCGGGCCAGGCTCTTGGGATTGGCCAAGCAGCCTTAGACTGTGCTATGGAGTACTCTGGCAAGCGGGAGTGCTTCAATCAACCCCTTCACAAGTTCCAGGCTATTCAG CTGAAACTCGCGGACATGGAAGTGAGGTTAGAAAGTGCCCGTCTACTAACGTGGAGGGCAGCCATGTTGAAAGATGCTGGCCAAAAGTTTACAAAG GAAGCTGCCATGGCAAAACTAGCTGCTTCAGAGGCAGCGACCTTTGTAGCACATCAG gGACTGCAAATACTGGGTGGCATGGGCTACGTAACTGACATGCCAGCAGAGCGGCATTACCGTGACGCCCGCATCACCGAGATCTACGAGGGCACCAGCGAAGTGCAGCGCATTGTGATAGCTTCTAATTTGCTCAAAGAGCACGGCATTGTGTGA